One Candidatus Neomarinimicrobiota bacterium genomic region harbors:
- a CDS encoding CotH kinase family protein, with the protein MVLKKSSEDRHVVNLSSIKVVVCLLSTILFGQELFDPYKVHTLEIEFYNADYDSVLQAQWEIDDKTYELATITFNGETMDSVGVRYKGNSTFWWARETDSPKFPLNIDFDLIHDDQDLMGYNKIKLSNSIFDATFVREQIGYITESYYLPTSATGYMNVFVNEELLGLYVSVESVIKPFLTKHFGNDDGTFFKCEPQFHYGDPYYASPDLRWYGSDSTVYAYQKGYELKSESGWSELLELIYTLNFDIENIETILNVDRVLWFFAASTVMPDLDAYTGLNTHNYYLYRNTSSGQFEAIPWDKDQTFGGAQINDILGMGGDASWVYYWDPFLFEDDKARPLFSQLISIPLYKKLYTAHMRTIIEDIYTIEYFQDLAYDIQDIIEPYAKNDPNLFPSFVNGDYFRYNVDNYLVTPDGGHWCGITSTVDKRIDYLLNHKEIKKTPPVIANVVQENTNPGEGEDVFIQAQVTGATLVELMATINEYNSHFTSIPMYDDGEHRDGDANDSIHGAIIPFQDSGNHVKYYVRASNDDALILSPRKAEREFYEYTVDLGASGSTVVINEINYNSADDFDPEDWVELYNPTNDPINIGNWTFKDENDAHVFTIPENSSLGPDQYLVLCKDADAFSALFPDVSNYVGDLGFGLDGAGELTRLFDASGVLVDVVEYDDSFPWPIGADGNGPTLELVDPYSDNAIAANWSASQEHGSPGQFNTTSLTVQNEIWMPTEFQLFDNYPNPFNPATIIRYILPRDGVVTLTIYDIMGRNVATVIDREQTAGLKSLQWNATNDAGEAVSAGVYLYTVQAGEFRQTRKMVLLR; encoded by the coding sequence ATGGTTCTAAAGAAGTCTTCAGAAGATCGCCATGTCGTTAATCTCTCTTCAATCAAAGTAGTAGTGTGTTTATTAAGCACAATCCTCTTCGGACAGGAGCTTTTCGATCCTTACAAAGTTCATACGCTGGAAATTGAATTCTATAATGCCGATTATGATTCCGTGCTACAGGCCCAATGGGAGATAGATGATAAGACCTACGAACTGGCCACTATCACTTTTAATGGTGAAACAATGGACAGTGTGGGCGTTCGCTATAAAGGCAATTCGACCTTCTGGTGGGCGAGAGAGACTGATAGTCCCAAATTCCCTCTAAACATTGATTTTGATCTAATTCACGATGACCAGGATCTCATGGGCTACAACAAAATCAAACTGTCTAATTCAATATTCGATGCCACTTTTGTGAGAGAGCAAATTGGTTATATCACTGAATCATATTATCTCCCAACATCAGCAACCGGCTATATGAATGTTTTTGTTAATGAAGAACTTTTGGGTCTTTACGTATCGGTAGAGTCGGTAATTAAGCCCTTTCTGACTAAGCACTTTGGCAACGACGACGGCACTTTTTTCAAGTGTGAACCTCAGTTTCACTATGGTGATCCTTATTATGCTTCTCCTGACCTGCGCTGGTATGGAAGTGATTCTACCGTTTACGCTTACCAAAAAGGGTATGAATTGAAATCAGAATCCGGCTGGAGCGAACTTCTGGAACTTATCTATACCTTGAATTTTGACATCGAAAACATTGAAACAATCCTTAATGTAGATAGAGTACTATGGTTTTTTGCCGCATCAACTGTCATGCCTGATCTAGATGCTTATACAGGTTTGAACACGCACAATTATTATTTGTACCGCAATACAAGCAGCGGTCAGTTTGAAGCGATTCCCTGGGATAAGGATCAAACGTTTGGTGGCGCTCAAATCAATGATATTCTCGGCATGGGGGGCGACGCCTCCTGGGTTTATTACTGGGATCCATTCTTATTTGAGGATGATAAGGCGAGGCCCCTCTTCAGTCAATTGATCAGTATACCATTATATAAAAAGTTGTATACGGCACACATGCGTACCATTATAGAAGATATTTACACCATAGAATATTTTCAGGATCTTGCCTACGACATACAGGATATAATTGAACCTTACGCTAAAAATGATCCCAACCTGTTTCCCTCTTTCGTCAACGGCGACTATTTTCGATACAACGTGGACAATTATCTTGTGACACCGGACGGAGGCCACTGGTGCGGCATCACTTCAACCGTCGATAAGCGGATTGATTACCTGTTAAACCATAAGGAGATCAAAAAGACTCCACCGGTCATTGCTAATGTTGTCCAGGAAAATACTAATCCCGGAGAAGGAGAAGATGTGTTCATTCAGGCTCAAGTGACTGGAGCTACCCTGGTAGAGTTAATGGCCACGATTAACGAATATAATTCTCACTTTACATCTATTCCCATGTATGATGATGGTGAACATAGAGATGGAGATGCAAATGATTCTATTCATGGAGCTATTATCCCTTTTCAAGACAGTGGAAATCATGTGAAGTATTATGTCAGAGCAAGCAACGATGATGCACTAATACTAAGTCCAAGAAAGGCCGAACGTGAATTCTATGAATATACAGTAGACCTTGGCGCTTCAGGCTCTACAGTTGTCATCAATGAAATTAATTACAATTCAGCTGATGACTTTGATCCGGAGGATTGGGTCGAATTGTACAACCCGACTAACGACCCAATAAATATCGGCAATTGGACATTCAAAGATGAAAATGATGCTCATGTGTTTACCATTCCAGAAAATAGCTCCCTTGGTCCAGATCAATACTTGGTGTTATGCAAGGATGCTGACGCCTTCTCAGCTTTATTCCCGGATGTGAGTAATTACGTTGGTGATCTCGGTTTTGGATTAGACGGCGCAGGTGAATTGACCAGGTTATTTGATGCCAGCGGCGTTTTAGTGGATGTTGTCGAATATGATGATTCTTTTCCATGGCCTATCGGAGCGGACGGGAATGGGCCGACGCTCGAGTTGGTTGATCCGTATTCGGATAATGCCATAGCGGCAAACTGGTCTGCTTCGCAAGAACACGGTTCACCAGGACAATTCAATACGACCTCTTTGACTGTACAAAATGAGATATGGATGCCCACAGAGTTTCAGCTTTTTGACAATTATCCCAATCCTTTCAATCCAGCAACAATAATACGTTACATTCTGCCAAGAGATGGAGTAGTGACACTGACCATTTATGATATAATGGGTAGAAACGTCGCAACCGTGATTGACAGGGAACAAACAGCCGGTCTTAAATCACTGCAGTGGAATGCCACCAATGATGCTGGAGAAGCCGTCTCCGCGGGAGTCTACTTATATACGGTGCAGGCAGGCGAGTTCAGACAGACTAGGAAAATGGTACTGTTGAGATAG